The genome window TGCGTCGCAATGACGGGGTGGCCAGCTACCAGCTCGCGGTGGTGGTGGACGACGCGGCCAGCGGCATCACCCACGTGCTGCGCGGCGACGACCTGCTGTCGTCCACGCCCCGGCAGCTCCAGCTCTACCAGGCGCTCGGGCTCTCCGCGCCCGCCTTCCTCCATGTCCCGCTGGTGCTCGGCGAAGACGGCAAGCGGCTCGCCAAGCGCGACGGTGCCTTCGCGCTCGCCGAGCTGCGCGAGCGGGGTCTTCCTCCCGAGCGGGTGCTGGGCCTGCTCGCCGCGTGGAGCGGGCTGGGAGATGGCAGCCCGGTGCCGCTGGACGAGCTGGTGCGCAGGTTCCACGCCAGCGCGCTGCCCCGCGCTCCGGTGGTCGCTCGCGAGGCGGTGCTCCTGGAAGCACTCGGCCTGCGGTGAGCTCCTGACCCGCGCACCTCTCCCAGGAGTCATCCAGGCGCACGGGCACCGTGCATCCACGAATACGTGTCCATCTTGAAGAAGGCCCGAGCGTCCCAGGCCTGCCTTCGGGGCGCTCCCTGAACCAGGAGGGACAACACCATGGCAGCCATCGTGGAGAACGAAAGACCCGGCGTCATCTCAGCCGTCGCGGGGACGCCCTTCAAGCTGAGCTGGAGCGCCATCTTCGGAGGCGCCTTCGTCGCGCTCGGCGTGTGGATTCTCCTGTACACGCTCGGCCTCGCGCTCGGGCTGTCCTCGGTCGACCCCAATGACCCCGGCAGCGCGCGCTCGGCGGGCATCGGCACCGGCATCTGGAGCCTCATCGCGCCGCTCATCGCCCTCTTCATCGGCGGCTTCGTGGCGGCGCGCTCGGCGGGTGTCCTGGACAAGGGCGGCGGCGCGCTGCACGGCGCCGTGCTGTGGGGCCTGACGACGCTGGCGGGCACCGTCCTCCTGGGGATGACGCTCTCGTCGCTGCTCGGCACCGCGTTCCGCGCCACCAGCTCCGTGGTGGGCGCCACCGGCTCGGCCGTGGTCGGCGCCGCGTCCCAGGGAGGTGAGGCCGCCAGCACCTTCGGGCTGGATGCCAACGATGCGCTCGGCCCCATCAACCAGCGGCTGGCCGAGGAGGGAGCGCCGCCCATCACCGCGGACCAGCTCCAGAAGGCCACCGGCGACGTGCTCAACACCGCGCTGCGCACCGGCAACCTGGACCGCGAGGTGCTCATCGGCTCCATCGTGAAGGAGACCGACCTCACCCGCCAGGACGCGGAGGTCGTCGCCGGCCGCGTCGAGCAGCAGTTCACCGCCGCGAAGGGCAAGCTCGGCCAGGTGGGCCAGCAGGTGCAGCAGGGCGCCCTCCAGGCCGCGGACACCACCGGCCGCGTCTTCTGGGGCGTCTTCGGGGCCCTGCTGCTCGGGCTCGTCTCCTCGATACTCGGCGCCACGCTCGGCGTGAGCCGCCGCCAGCGCGTCCACGCGGAAGGCGTCGTGGTGCCCGAGGCACGCCGCGAGGTGCGCACGTAGGCACGGGGGCCCGCTCCGACCCGGCCCGGCACCTCCCTGTTCGGAAATGTCGGGGGTTTTGCGACGCGAAATGTCCCGACATTTCCGAACAGCAACCCTCCCGGCCCACTCCAGCCCCCGGGCCACCGGCGTCTCCACCGGGCCAGGGAGCGACCGGGCAGCACGGAAGTCGCGCCACCGCCTCACGCGCGGACATAGTCTCCACGGGTCATGGCGCGCGGCTCCATCATCCGCTGGGTCCTCATCCCCGGGCTGAGCCTGGGCGTGCTCATCCTCAGCGCCGCCCTCTCCTACTGGCTCATCCGGCCAGCCCAGCCCCCGCTGCCTCCGGAAGCCCCGCCACCGGAAGCCCTCCCGACCCCGCCGTCCGGGCCTCCGCCCGAGCCCCCTTCCGAGCCCTCCCCGCCCCGCCTGGAGCCGGCCCCGGTGGTGCCGCCGCCCGCCTTCCCGTCGCCCCAGGGCACCGTGCCAGTGCCCACGCCGCCAGCCTCCGCCTCGGACGGGGCCCGCCGCGTGGCCGAGGTAGAGCCCGTCATCGAGTCCACCACCGGCCGCATCGACACCGAGGACGTCCGCGTCGCCATCCGGGCCGTGACTCCGCTCGTGCAGCAATGTTTCGAGGACGCGGCACAGCGAAACCGGGGTCCGCAGACGGTGCGGCTGCGCTTCACGGTGGAGCCGGGAGAGGGCGGCGGGGCCATGAAGGCGGGGGAGCTGCTGGACAGCACGATTCCGGACCCGATGGTGCAGGCGTGTGTGCTGGACTCGCTGCTGGACGCCCGGTTTCCCGCTCCACCGGGTGGGGGGAAGGCAACGGTCGTCTACCCCTTCGAGTTCCGCGTACTGGGGGAGGCTGGCCGGTAGGGCCGGGATTTGCTTAAGGTGCCGCTGCCCCCACCGTTCATGCCCGTCACCGTCGAACAGCTTGGTTCCCAGGACGCGGATGCCCTGCGTGCACTGCTGTCGAAGGACCCGGTCCACAACCTCTACCTGCTGGGGTTGCTGGAGGAGTTCGGCATCGCGCCGAAAGGACGGGTGCCCTTCGCCTTCTACGGGCGCTTCGACAACGCGGTGCTGACGGCCGCCGTCTTCGTGGGCGGCGACGGCGGGCTGGTGGTGCCCAGCGCCAGCGACGCCACCGCCACCAGCGTCATCGCCGACGCGCTGGCCTCGTCGCTGAAGCTGCGCGGCACGGTGGGAGACAAGTCCGCGGTGGACGCGCTGGTGCGCAGCCTGTGCCAGGGCAAGCCGAGGCTGTCCCGCACGCAGCGGCTGTTCAGCGTCTCCGCGGATGACCTGGGCCCCTTCACCAACCCGCTCTTGCGGCTCGCGCGTGAAGAAGACCTGCCGCGCCTGCTGCCCCTGTCCCAGGGCTACGTGCGCGAGGCAATGGAGCGAGACCCGCTGGCCGAGGACCCCCGGGGCTACGAGGCGCGAGTCATCCAGCGCGTCCGCCAGCGCCGCACCTACGTGCTGGAGGAGAACGGCGCCCTGGTGTTCAAGGTGGACATCGGCAGCCGCTCCCAGTTCGGCGCGGAGCTGGAGGGGCTGTACACGGTGCCCGCCGAGCGCAGGAAGGGCATCGCCACGCTGTGCCTGGGCCAGATTTCCCGGCACCTGCTGTCCTCGCTGCCCCGGCTGACGATGCGCGTGGACGAGCGGGACGAGAGCACCGCCCGCATCGCCCGGAAGGTCGGCTATCTGGCCGGCCGCACGTGGCGCCTCGTCCTGGTCGACTAGCCGGGGAGCAGCCCGGCCTCCCGGCTCGCGCCTCACTCCGGCATGCCCCGCGCCCCGGCGGATGCCATAGAGTGCCCGCGCTCATGAGCCGTCCCACGCCTTCCCGCCGTCCCCTCTCTGGAGAGGGCCCCGTCATCCTCCACGCCGCCACGGACCCGCGCTGGCTGCCGCTGGCGCTCGAGCGGTTCGACGAGGTGCTGGTGGACCACGCCCACTGCGAGAAGAAGGCCGCCGCCAACGCGCTGTCGCTGCTCCAGGTGTACCCGGACCTGCCGGGCCTGCCCGCGCAGATGGCGCGGCTGGCGCGCGAGGAGAGCGCCCACCTGGCCAAGGTGCTGGAGCTGATGGACGCGCGCGGCCTGACGCTGACGCGGGACGCGGGAGACCCGTACGCGCAGGGGCTGCAGAAGCTGGTGCGCACGCCGTCCGCCGAGCGCCGCGTGGACCGGCTGCTGGTGGCCGCCATCATCGAGGCGCGCTCCTGCGAGCGCCTGTCGCTGCTCGCCGAGGGGCTCACGGACCCGGCGCTCGCGCGCTTCTACGGAGAGCTGGCCCAGTCCGAGGACGGGCACCAGTCCCTCTTCTTCCGGCTGGCCGTCACCGCCGCCGGGGGCGACGAGGCCCCCGTGCGCGAGCGGCTGGAGTGGATGCTCGAGCGCGAGGCGCAGGTCATCACCGACGTGGGCCTGCGCGCCGCCATCCACTGAAAGGCGTCAGGGCCCCGCGGCGGCCGGGCCCGGCTGGACGACGGCGCTCACCGGAGCCCCGCGCGCGGGCTGCTCCCGGCCGCCCTTCTCGAACGGCCACACCCACGGCACGCCCACCACCAGTCCCGCCAGCAGCAGCGCGGTGAGGGGGGTGCCCAGGCGGAAGAAGTCGGTGAAGCGGTAGTGCCCCGGGCCGTAGACGAGCACGCAGCTGGGCTCCAGCGGGGTGATGAACGAGCAGCTGGCCGCCAGCGTCACGCCCATGGCGAAGGGCCGGGGGTCCACGCCCAGCTGCGCCGCGGCGTTGAGCGCCACCGGCAGCACCACCAGCGCCGCGGCCTGGTTGCTCATGGGCGCCGACAGGATGATGGTCAGCACCATCAGCAGACCTAGAACGGTGCGCGGGCCGCCGTACGCGCCCAGCTCCGCCACGTGGCCGCCGATGAACCTCCCCGCGCCGCTCACCTCCATGGCCAGGCCCAGCGCCATCATGGAGCCGATGAGCAGCACCACGCGCCAGTCCACCCGGAAGGCGATGCGCGCGTCCACGCAGCCGGTGGCAATCATCGCCAGCATGCCGGTGAGCCCCGCCACCGACAGCGGCACCAGCTCCAGCGAGCCCGCCGCCAGCGCGCCCAGGAACAGCACCACCGCCAGCAGCGCCTTGCCATGGCGGGGGGGCTGGTAGTCGTGGCCGCTGAGCACCAGGAGGTTGGTGCCCTTCGCCAGCTCCGTCACCTTCTCCTTCGGGCCGCGCAAGAGCAGCACGTCACCCACCGACAGCGGCAGCAGCGCCAGCGAGCGCTCGCCGAAGATGCGCCCCAGCAGCTGCAGCTTGGTGACGCGCTGGATGGCGGGCTTGCGGTGCAGCGCCAGCGCCACCATGCCGTAGCGCTCCAGGAAGAGCGTCTCCTTCAGGCTGCGCCCCACCAGCTGGCTGCCCTGGGGCACCGTGGCCTCGATGAGGACGGTGTCCTTGTCGCTCAGCTCCGCGTCCGACAGCTTCACGTCCGGGCGGATTTCGATTCCCCGCAGGTCCTTCACCCGGAGGATTTCCTCGCGGTTGCCCTCGATGATGAGCCGCTCGTCGCCCTGCAGCCGGTAGCCCGGCACCGCCGACTGCGCCTTGCCGTCGCGCAGGATGCCGATGACGCGCAGCCCCAGCCCCTCGGTGATGTCCGCCAGCTCCCGGCCCACGTAGCGCGAGTCCGCGGGCAGCACCGCCTCCGTGAGGTAGTCGCGCAGCGTCCAGTCCTCCATGCTGCCCGCGCCCTGGCGCGCCGGCAAGAGCAGCGGCCCCAGCAGCACCACCACCAGGATGCCGACAATGGCCAGCGGCAGCCCCAGCGGCGCCAGCTCCGTCACGCCGATGCCCGGCATCCCCATGCGCTGCAGCGCCGCGGACATCACCAGGTTGGTGGACGTGCCGTAGAGGAAGATCATCCCGCCCAGCATCGACGCGTACGCCAGGGGCAGCAGCACCTTGCTCGTGGGCACCTTGGCCCGGTTCGCCGCGCCAATGGCCACCGGCAGGAAGGCCGCCGTCGTCACCGTGTTGGAGATGACGGACGAGAAGGTCGCCACCGCCACCATCATCGCCATGACGAATGTCTGATGGCCGAACCGGGCGAAGAAGGCCAGCCGCTGCCCGACGAGCTGCACCACCCCCGTGGAGGCGAGCCCCTGCGTCATCGCCAGCAGCGTGAAGATGAAGATGACGGTGTCGTTGCTGAACCCCTCGAACGCCTGGCCCGGGGTCAGCACGCCCGTCAGCGCCAGCAGGCACACCACCACCAGCGAGCTGACCTCGATGGGGATGGTGTCGAGGGAGAACAGCACCAGCGCGACGACGACGATGCCGAGGACGATGGCGATGGTCATGGAGTCCGCCACCAACGTGGGGCCGCCCCTCGCCCGGGGTGAGTCCCTGGCGCACTGCGCCGTCAACTACTGGATGCCCGGTCGCTGATAAGTGGAATTAGGAGAGGCCTGTCTGGAAGGCCGGTTGACTGCCGGACGCCAGTTGCATTCCAGCCCTCCATCCAGAAGGTTTGCTGTCTCTCCCGCTGGTAGCTTCGTCCCCCCGGGGACTGGTGGCGGGACCCCCTATTTCGAGACGACACGAGGATACTTCGATGGCTTCGACGCAAGTGGCGGCGGTGGGCGACAAGGCCCCGACGAAGAACCCCACGCTGCTGGCCTGGGTGGGCAAGATGGCCCAGCTGACCCAGCCGGACAACATCGTCTGGTGCGACGGCTCCGAGGAGGAGAAGAAGCGCCTGACGGACCAGGCGGTGAAGGAGGGCATCCTCATCCCGCTGAACCAGCAGAAGCGGCCCGGCTGCTACCTGCACCGCTCCAACCCCAATGACGTGGCGCGCGTCGAGCACCTCACGTTCATCTGTACGCCCAACAAGACGGACGCCGGCCCCACCAACAACTGGATGGACCCGGACGAGGCGTACACCAAGCTGAGCCAGCTCTTCGACGGCAGCATGAAGGGCCGCACCATGTACGTGGTGCCCTACGCCATGGGCCCCATCGGCAGCCCCTTCACCAAGATTGGCGTGGAGATCACCGACAGCGTCTACGTCGTGCTGAACATGCGGATCATGGCCCGCATGGGCAAGCAGGCGCTGGACATGCTGGGCGACAGCGACGACTTCAACCGCGGCCTGCACAGCACCGGCGACGTGAATCCGGACCGCCGCTACATCTGCCACTTCCCCCAGGACAACACCATCTGGAGCTTCGGCTCGGGCTATGGCGGCAACGTGCTGCTCGGGAAGAAATGCCTCGCGCTGCGCATCGGCAGCTACCTGGGCCGCGAGGAGGGCTGGCTCGCCGAGCACATGCTCATCCTCGGCGTCACCAGCCCCAAGGGGGAGACCACCTACGTGGCCGCCGCCTTCCCGTCCGCGTGTGGCAAGACGAACTTCGCCATGCTGATTCCTCCGGCCGAGTACAAGGGCTGGAAGATTGAGACGGTCGGCGACGACATCGCCTGGATGCGCCCCGGTCCGGATGGCCGCCTGTACGCCATCAACCCGGAGGCCGGCTACTTCGGCGTGGTGCCCGGCACCAACTACAAGACCAACCCCAACGCGATGGAGACCATCGCCAAGGACACCCTCTTCACCAACGTGGCGATGACGCCCGACGGCGACGTGTGGTGGGAGGGCAAGGACGGCGAGGTCCCCGAGGAGCTCACCGACTGGCAGGGCCGCCCCTGGAAGAAGGGCAGCACGGAGAAGGCGGCGCACCCGAACAGCCGCTTCACCGCGCCCATGTCGAACAACCCGGTCCTCAGCTCCAAGGCCAATGACCCGATGGGCGTGCCCATCTCCGCCCTCATCTTCGGCGGCCGCCGCTCCAACACCGTCCCGCTCGTCATCCAGGCCTTCAACTGGACGCACGGCGTCTTCCTCGGCGCCACCATGGGCAGCGAGACGACGGCCGCCGCCACCGGCAAGGTGGGCGTGGTGCGCAGGGACCCCATGGCCATGCTGCCCTTCTGCGGCTACCACATGGGCGACTACCTCCAGCACTGGCTGGACATGCAGAAGTCCATCCCCCAGCTGCCGAAGATCTTCCAGGTCAACTGGTTCCGGCAGGACAAGAACGGCAAGTTCATCTGGCCGGGCTTCGGGGACAACATGCGCGTGCTCGAGTGGATCGTGAACCGCGTCCACGGCCGCGTCCCCACCAAGGAGACGCTGCTGGGCTGGGTGCCGCGCGCCGACGAGGGCCTCAACCTCAAGGGCCTGGACCTGTCCCCGGAGGCCATCACCGAGGCCACCGCCATCAAGGAAGACGAGTGGAAGGCCGAGCTCAAGAGCCAGGAGGTCTTCTTCGAGCAGCTGGGCACCAAGGCGCCGGAGGCCCTCATGCTCCAGCGCAAGCTGCTCATCTCCCGCCTGGAGACCTGAGCCGCCTGTAGCACCCTGAAGCCCTCGGGGCCGCTTCCCCGCCTGCCGGTATCGGGCGTGGGGCGGCCCCGAGCCGTTTTCACGGGAAGTGAAGCCACCCTCTTCGCCGTCCGGGGGGCTCCGCGCTAGGCTCCGGGGACCATGAGACTGGCTTTTGTATTGTCGGCGGCCCTCGCGCTGGCGCCTCCGGTCGCGCTCGCCCAGCGCGGCGGTTCCAAGAATGCCCCCGCCCTCATCAAGGAAGGTGAGCGGCTGTACCAGGCCGGGAAGTACAAGGAGGCGGCGGAGGCGCTGAAGAAGGCGCACGAGCTCGCCCCCAACCCGAAGCTCATCTACAACATCGCCTTCGCCCTGGAGAACGCGGGCGAGCTGCGCGACGCGCTCTCCTGGTACCAGCAGTACGTCGGCAGCACGGAGGGCACGGACCCCACGCTGCTCAAGCGCAGCGCGCGCGGCATCGACCGGCTCCAGGTCCTCATCAAGAAGGAGGAGCAGGCCCAGGCCAGCGCGGACACCGAGCGCCAGAAGCTCCAGGAAGAGGC of Pyxidicoccus xibeiensis contains these proteins:
- a CDS encoding SLC13 family permease produces the protein MTIAIVLGIVVVALVLFSLDTIPIEVSSLVVVCLLALTGVLTPGQAFEGFSNDTVIFIFTLLAMTQGLASTGVVQLVGQRLAFFARFGHQTFVMAMMVAVATFSSVISNTVTTAAFLPVAIGAANRAKVPTSKVLLPLAYASMLGGMIFLYGTSTNLVMSAALQRMGMPGIGVTELAPLGLPLAIVGILVVVLLGPLLLPARQGAGSMEDWTLRDYLTEAVLPADSRYVGRELADITEGLGLRVIGILRDGKAQSAVPGYRLQGDERLIIEGNREEILRVKDLRGIEIRPDVKLSDAELSDKDTVLIEATVPQGSQLVGRSLKETLFLERYGMVALALHRKPAIQRVTKLQLLGRIFGERSLALLPLSVGDVLLLRGPKEKVTELAKGTNLLVLSGHDYQPPRHGKALLAVVLFLGALAAGSLELVPLSVAGLTGMLAMIATGCVDARIAFRVDWRVVLLIGSMMALGLAMEVSGAGRFIGGHVAELGAYGGPRTVLGLLMVLTIILSAPMSNQAAALVVLPVALNAAAQLGVDPRPFAMGVTLAASCSFITPLEPSCVLVYGPGHYRFTDFFRLGTPLTALLLAGLVVGVPWVWPFEKGGREQPARGAPVSAVVQPGPAAAGP
- the miaE gene encoding tRNA-(ms[2]io[6]A)-hydroxylase; protein product: MSRPTPSRRPLSGEGPVILHAATDPRWLPLALERFDEVLVDHAHCEKKAAANALSLLQVYPDLPGLPAQMARLAREESAHLAKVLELMDARGLTLTRDAGDPYAQGLQKLVRTPSAERRVDRLLVAAIIEARSCERLSLLAEGLTDPALARFYGELAQSEDGHQSLFFRLAVTAAGGDEAPVRERLEWMLEREAQVITDVGLRAAIH
- a CDS encoding GNAT family N-acetyltransferase → MPVTVEQLGSQDADALRALLSKDPVHNLYLLGLLEEFGIAPKGRVPFAFYGRFDNAVLTAAVFVGGDGGLVVPSASDATATSVIADALASSLKLRGTVGDKSAVDALVRSLCQGKPRLSRTQRLFSVSADDLGPFTNPLLRLAREEDLPRLLPLSQGYVREAMERDPLAEDPRGYEARVIQRVRQRRTYVLEENGALVFKVDIGSRSQFGAELEGLYTVPAERRKGIATLCLGQISRHLLSSLPRLTMRVDERDESTARIARKVGYLAGRTWRLVLVD
- a CDS encoding phosphoenolpyruvate carboxykinase (GTP) is translated as MASTQVAAVGDKAPTKNPTLLAWVGKMAQLTQPDNIVWCDGSEEEKKRLTDQAVKEGILIPLNQQKRPGCYLHRSNPNDVARVEHLTFICTPNKTDAGPTNNWMDPDEAYTKLSQLFDGSMKGRTMYVVPYAMGPIGSPFTKIGVEITDSVYVVLNMRIMARMGKQALDMLGDSDDFNRGLHSTGDVNPDRRYICHFPQDNTIWSFGSGYGGNVLLGKKCLALRIGSYLGREEGWLAEHMLILGVTSPKGETTYVAAAFPSACGKTNFAMLIPPAEYKGWKIETVGDDIAWMRPGPDGRLYAINPEAGYFGVVPGTNYKTNPNAMETIAKDTLFTNVAMTPDGDVWWEGKDGEVPEELTDWQGRPWKKGSTEKAAHPNSRFTAPMSNNPVLSSKANDPMGVPISALIFGGRRSNTVPLVIQAFNWTHGVFLGATMGSETTAAATGKVGVVRRDPMAMLPFCGYHMGDYLQHWLDMQKSIPQLPKIFQVNWFRQDKNGKFIWPGFGDNMRVLEWIVNRVHGRVPTKETLLGWVPRADEGLNLKGLDLSPEAITEATAIKEDEWKAELKSQEVFFEQLGTKAPEALMLQRKLLISRLET
- a CDS encoding AgmX/PglI C-terminal domain-containing protein — encoded protein: MARGSIIRWVLIPGLSLGVLILSAALSYWLIRPAQPPLPPEAPPPEALPTPPSGPPPEPPSEPSPPRLEPAPVVPPPAFPSPQGTVPVPTPPASASDGARRVAEVEPVIESTTGRIDTEDVRVAIRAVTPLVQQCFEDAAQRNRGPQTVRLRFTVEPGEGGGAMKAGELLDSTIPDPMVQACVLDSLLDARFPAPPGGGKATVVYPFEFRVLGEAGR